In Podarcis muralis chromosome 14, rPodMur119.hap1.1, whole genome shotgun sequence, one genomic interval encodes:
- the SPSB3 gene encoding SPRY domain-containing SOCS box protein 3 isoform X1: protein MARRMRNSRAWHYVLSGVRRDADSRTVALPSGSLSWSSDSDGQHSDSDSEPEFPSLLPSIPTAIPVTGESYCNCENQNEAPFCSNVHTIHRIKDCQCGEEDEYFDWVWDDLNKSTATLLTCDDRKVNFHMDYSCGTAAVRGNKELAEGQHFWEIKMTSPVYGTDMMVGIGTSDVNLDKYRHTFCSLLGKDEDSWGLSYTGLLHHKGDRTNFSTRFGQGSIIGVHLDTWHGTLTFFKNRKCIGVAATKLQNKRFYPMVCSTAAKSSMKVIRSCGSHTSLQYLCCFRLRQLLPDYVDTLDVLPLPPGLKQILHNKLGWVLSMNCGSIQPPSPTSGNDSDSSCSSDAEECQRKRCRRT from the exons ATGGCACGCCGAATGCGCAACAGCAGAGCCTGGCACTATGTCCTGAGTGGGGTACGCCGTGATGCAGACTCAAGGACAGTAGCATTGCCCTCTGGATCCCTTAGCTGGTCATCTGATTCTGATGGGCAG CACAGCGACTCTGATTCAGAGCCAGAATTTCCTTCTCTTTTGCCTTCCATACCCACAGCAATCCCTGTAACTGGAGAGTCGTACTGTAACTGTGAAAACCAGAATGAAGCTCCTTTCTGCTCTAATGTGCACACTATTCACCGGATCAAAGACTGTCAGTGTGGAGAGGAGGATGAAT ATTTTGACTGGGTATGGGATGACCTGAACAAATCCACTGCAACATTGCTGACCTGTGATGACCGTAAGGTGAACTTCCATATGGACTACAGCTGTGGCACTGCTGCAGTCCGGGGAAACAAGGAGCTAGCAGAAGGGCAACACTTCTGGGAAATCAAGATGACCTCACCCGTCTATGGCACAGACATG ATGGTGGGAATTGGGACATCAGATGTGAATCTGGACAAGTACCGCCACACGTTTTGTAGCTTGCTGGGCAAAGATGAAGATAGCTGGGGCCTCTCATATACAG GACTCCTCCACCACAAGGGAGATAGAACCAACTTCTCGACGAGGTTTGGCCAAGGCTCCATTATTGGAGTGCACCTGGACACCTGGCATGGGACTCTGAcctttttcaaaaacaggaaatgCATAG GAGTAGCTGCCACCAAACTTCAGAACAAGAGATTCTACCCCATGGTATGCTCAACGGCTGCTAAGAGCAGCATGAAAGTAATCCGCTCTTGCGGCAGCCACACCTCCTTGCAGTACCTTTGCTGTTTCCGTCTCCGCCAGCTGCTTCCTGACTACGTGGATACACTTGATGTGCTGCCCCTTCCCCCTGGACTGAAGCAAATTCTGCACAACAAACTGGGCTGGGTGCTGAGCATGAACTGTGGCTCGATTCAGCCACCCTCCCCCACCTCAGGAAATGATTCAGATAGCTCTTGCAGTTCAGATGCTGAGGAATGCCAGCGAAAGAGATGCAGGAGGACATAA
- the SPSB3 gene encoding SPRY domain-containing SOCS box protein 3 isoform X2 — protein sequence MARRMRNSRAWHYVLSGVRRDADSRTVALPSGSLSWSSDSDGQHSDSDSEPEFPSLLPSIPTAIPVTGESYCNCENQNEAPFCSNVHTIHRIKDCQCGEEDEYFDWVWDDLNKSTATLLTCDDRKVNFHMDYSCGTAAVRGNKELAEGQHFWEIKMTSPVYGTDMMVGIGTSDVNLDKYRHTFCSLLGKDEDSWGLSYTGVAATKLQNKRFYPMVCSTAAKSSMKVIRSCGSHTSLQYLCCFRLRQLLPDYVDTLDVLPLPPGLKQILHNKLGWVLSMNCGSIQPPSPTSGNDSDSSCSSDAEECQRKRCRRT from the exons ATGGCACGCCGAATGCGCAACAGCAGAGCCTGGCACTATGTCCTGAGTGGGGTACGCCGTGATGCAGACTCAAGGACAGTAGCATTGCCCTCTGGATCCCTTAGCTGGTCATCTGATTCTGATGGGCAG CACAGCGACTCTGATTCAGAGCCAGAATTTCCTTCTCTTTTGCCTTCCATACCCACAGCAATCCCTGTAACTGGAGAGTCGTACTGTAACTGTGAAAACCAGAATGAAGCTCCTTTCTGCTCTAATGTGCACACTATTCACCGGATCAAAGACTGTCAGTGTGGAGAGGAGGATGAAT ATTTTGACTGGGTATGGGATGACCTGAACAAATCCACTGCAACATTGCTGACCTGTGATGACCGTAAGGTGAACTTCCATATGGACTACAGCTGTGGCACTGCTGCAGTCCGGGGAAACAAGGAGCTAGCAGAAGGGCAACACTTCTGGGAAATCAAGATGACCTCACCCGTCTATGGCACAGACATG ATGGTGGGAATTGGGACATCAGATGTGAATCTGGACAAGTACCGCCACACGTTTTGTAGCTTGCTGGGCAAAGATGAAGATAGCTGGGGCCTCTCATATACAG GAGTAGCTGCCACCAAACTTCAGAACAAGAGATTCTACCCCATGGTATGCTCAACGGCTGCTAAGAGCAGCATGAAAGTAATCCGCTCTTGCGGCAGCCACACCTCCTTGCAGTACCTTTGCTGTTTCCGTCTCCGCCAGCTGCTTCCTGACTACGTGGATACACTTGATGTGCTGCCCCTTCCCCCTGGACTGAAGCAAATTCTGCACAACAAACTGGGCTGGGTGCTGAGCATGAACTGTGGCTCGATTCAGCCACCCTCCCCCACCTCAGGAAATGATTCAGATAGCTCTTGCAGTTCAGATGCTGAGGAATGCCAGCGAAAGAGATGCAGGAGGACATAA
- the SPSB3 gene encoding SPRY domain-containing SOCS box protein 3 isoform X3, producing MGSDSDSEPEFPSLLPSIPTAIPVTGESYCNCENQNEAPFCSNVHTIHRIKDCQCGEEDEYFDWVWDDLNKSTATLLTCDDRKVNFHMDYSCGTAAVRGNKELAEGQHFWEIKMTSPVYGTDMMVGIGTSDVNLDKYRHTFCSLLGKDEDSWGLSYTGLLHHKGDRTNFSTRFGQGSIIGVHLDTWHGTLTFFKNRKCIGVAATKLQNKRFYPMVCSTAAKSSMKVIRSCGSHTSLQYLCCFRLRQLLPDYVDTLDVLPLPPGLKQILHNKLGWVLSMNCGSIQPPSPTSGNDSDSSCSSDAEECQRKRCRRT from the exons ATGGGCAG CGACTCTGATTCAGAGCCAGAATTTCCTTCTCTTTTGCCTTCCATACCCACAGCAATCCCTGTAACTGGAGAGTCGTACTGTAACTGTGAAAACCAGAATGAAGCTCCTTTCTGCTCTAATGTGCACACTATTCACCGGATCAAAGACTGTCAGTGTGGAGAGGAGGATGAAT ATTTTGACTGGGTATGGGATGACCTGAACAAATCCACTGCAACATTGCTGACCTGTGATGACCGTAAGGTGAACTTCCATATGGACTACAGCTGTGGCACTGCTGCAGTCCGGGGAAACAAGGAGCTAGCAGAAGGGCAACACTTCTGGGAAATCAAGATGACCTCACCCGTCTATGGCACAGACATG ATGGTGGGAATTGGGACATCAGATGTGAATCTGGACAAGTACCGCCACACGTTTTGTAGCTTGCTGGGCAAAGATGAAGATAGCTGGGGCCTCTCATATACAG GACTCCTCCACCACAAGGGAGATAGAACCAACTTCTCGACGAGGTTTGGCCAAGGCTCCATTATTGGAGTGCACCTGGACACCTGGCATGGGACTCTGAcctttttcaaaaacaggaaatgCATAG GAGTAGCTGCCACCAAACTTCAGAACAAGAGATTCTACCCCATGGTATGCTCAACGGCTGCTAAGAGCAGCATGAAAGTAATCCGCTCTTGCGGCAGCCACACCTCCTTGCAGTACCTTTGCTGTTTCCGTCTCCGCCAGCTGCTTCCTGACTACGTGGATACACTTGATGTGCTGCCCCTTCCCCCTGGACTGAAGCAAATTCTGCACAACAAACTGGGCTGGGTGCTGAGCATGAACTGTGGCTCGATTCAGCCACCCTCCCCCACCTCAGGAAATGATTCAGATAGCTCTTGCAGTTCAGATGCTGAGGAATGCCAGCGAAAGAGATGCAGGAGGACATAA